In the Octopus sinensis linkage group LG17, ASM634580v1, whole genome shotgun sequence genome, one interval contains:
- the LOC115220851 gene encoding activin receptor type-2B-like isoform X1 produces MFFIIKSLLLCGLICFGTVCATRQLMCEHCNTNVCNGTIECLAEPDKHTHCYATWRNGSDGVEILMKGCWLDHENCYNKMDCVASDSTANVYYCCCESEMCNQNISFKALPPPPTVAAVTKDPVVINKDPNKTLVTIICALVPIAAASIFIIVMFYIWQHYDYFQRFHRPVYREQIPTIDPNVISPNQYLPVQLLELIARGRFGAVWKASLVDEYVAVKVFPLQDRESWLNEQEIYSLPHIRHENILRFIAAKQDTAKGDLWLITEYHEKGSLCDFLKGNCISWSELCKIGESMARGLAFLHEDIPLVRGQDFKPAVAHRDFKSKNVLLKSDLTALIADFGLALKFDPSRAPGTTHGQVGTRRYMSPEILEGAITFTRDAFIRIDMYACGLILWELMSRCSGIDGPVDEYQLPFVEEIGLHPTLEEMQQIVVIKKIRPAIKESWRKTANMDLLCTTIEECWDQEADARLSAKCVEERFIHMISTNISTSEASTPSIVIMPTGQEIPSKESNIC; encoded by the exons CTGTATGTGCCACGCGGCAGTTGATGTGTGAACACTGTAATACAAATGTATGTAATGGCACTATAGAGTGTCTCGCTGAGCCTGACAAACACACTCACTGCTATGCTACGTGGCGCAATGGTTCCGATGGAGTGGAGATTCTAATGAAAGGTTGCTGGCTTGACCATGAGAATTGTTACAACAAGATGGATTGTGTCGCTTCTGATTCGACAGCAAACGTCTACTATTGCTGCTGTGAGAGTGAAATGTGCAATCAAAATATCTCTTTTAAAGCTCTTCCACCACCCCCTACAGTTGCAG CAGTTACTAAAGACCCTGTTGTTATCAACAAGGACCCTAACAAAACACTGGTCACAATCATATGTGCCCTCGTACCAATTGCAGCTGCGTCCATCTTCATTATTGTTATGTTTTACATATGGCAGCACTATGACTATTTCCAGAGATTCCATCGGCCGGTTTATCGAGAACAGATACCTACCATTGACCCAAATGTCATTTCTCCCAATCAATACCTTCCAGTCCAGCTGCTGGAACTAATAGCTCGGGGACGGTTCGGGGCAGTGTGGAAGGCCAGTCTGGTCGATGAATACGTCGCTGTGAAAGTGTTCCCACTGCAAGACAGGGAATCGTGGCTCAACGAACAGGAGATTTACAGTTTGCCACATATAAGGCATGAGAACATTTTGCGATTCATCGCTGCCAAGCAAGACACAGCTAAGGGTGACTTGTGGTTGATCACTGAATATCACGAGAAAGGGTCACTCTGCGACTTCCTCAAAGGGAACTGCATTTCCTGGAGTGAATTGTGCAAGATTGGAGAAAGTATGGCACGTGGACTAGCTTTTCTCCACGAGGACATCCCGTTAGTCCGTGGGCAAGACTTTAAACCTGCAGTTGCTCATCGAGACTTTAAGAGTAAAAACGTACTTCTAAAATCAGATTTAACAGCTCTAATAGCTGACTTCGGTTTGGCATTAAAGTTTGATCCTTCAAGAGCTCCTGGAACCACTCATGGTCAG GTTGGAACCAGAAGATACATGTCTCCAGAAATTCTTGAAGGAGCTATAACATTCACACGAGATGCGTTCATTCGGattgatatgtatgcatgtggcttGATTTTATGGGAACTTATGTCTCGCTGTTCTGGTATTGATG gacCTGTTGATGAATATCAATTGCCATTTGTGGAAGAAATCGGTTTACACCCTACGTTGGAAGAGATGCAACAAATTGTTGTCATAAAGAAAATACGTCCAGCAATTAAAGAAAGTTGGCGAAAAACAGCT AACATGGACTTATTGTGTACGACGATAGAAGAGTGCTGGGATCAAGAAGCTGATGCTCGTTTGTCGGCAAAGTGTGTCGAAGAACGATTTATTCATatgatttcaacaaatatatctaCCTCAGAAGCATCAACTCCAAGTATCGTTATTATGCCTACTGGCCAAGAAATTCCGTCAAAAGAAAGCAACATTTGTTGA
- the LOC115220851 gene encoding activin receptor type-2B-like isoform X2, which produces MFFIIKSLLLCGLICFGTVCATRQLMCEHCNTNVCNGTIECLAEPDKHTHCYATWRNGSDGVEILMKGCWLDHENCYNKMDCVASDSTANVYYCCCESEMCNQNISFKALPPPPTVAVTKDPVVINKDPNKTLVTIICALVPIAAASIFIIVMFYIWQHYDYFQRFHRPVYREQIPTIDPNVISPNQYLPVQLLELIARGRFGAVWKASLVDEYVAVKVFPLQDRESWLNEQEIYSLPHIRHENILRFIAAKQDTAKGDLWLITEYHEKGSLCDFLKGNCISWSELCKIGESMARGLAFLHEDIPLVRGQDFKPAVAHRDFKSKNVLLKSDLTALIADFGLALKFDPSRAPGTTHGQVGTRRYMSPEILEGAITFTRDAFIRIDMYACGLILWELMSRCSGIDGPVDEYQLPFVEEIGLHPTLEEMQQIVVIKKIRPAIKESWRKTANMDLLCTTIEECWDQEADARLSAKCVEERFIHMISTNISTSEASTPSIVIMPTGQEIPSKESNIC; this is translated from the exons CTGTATGTGCCACGCGGCAGTTGATGTGTGAACACTGTAATACAAATGTATGTAATGGCACTATAGAGTGTCTCGCTGAGCCTGACAAACACACTCACTGCTATGCTACGTGGCGCAATGGTTCCGATGGAGTGGAGATTCTAATGAAAGGTTGCTGGCTTGACCATGAGAATTGTTACAACAAGATGGATTGTGTCGCTTCTGATTCGACAGCAAACGTCTACTATTGCTGCTGTGAGAGTGAAATGTGCAATCAAAATATCTCTTTTAAAGCTCTTCCACCACCCCCTACAGTTGCAG TTACTAAAGACCCTGTTGTTATCAACAAGGACCCTAACAAAACACTGGTCACAATCATATGTGCCCTCGTACCAATTGCAGCTGCGTCCATCTTCATTATTGTTATGTTTTACATATGGCAGCACTATGACTATTTCCAGAGATTCCATCGGCCGGTTTATCGAGAACAGATACCTACCATTGACCCAAATGTCATTTCTCCCAATCAATACCTTCCAGTCCAGCTGCTGGAACTAATAGCTCGGGGACGGTTCGGGGCAGTGTGGAAGGCCAGTCTGGTCGATGAATACGTCGCTGTGAAAGTGTTCCCACTGCAAGACAGGGAATCGTGGCTCAACGAACAGGAGATTTACAGTTTGCCACATATAAGGCATGAGAACATTTTGCGATTCATCGCTGCCAAGCAAGACACAGCTAAGGGTGACTTGTGGTTGATCACTGAATATCACGAGAAAGGGTCACTCTGCGACTTCCTCAAAGGGAACTGCATTTCCTGGAGTGAATTGTGCAAGATTGGAGAAAGTATGGCACGTGGACTAGCTTTTCTCCACGAGGACATCCCGTTAGTCCGTGGGCAAGACTTTAAACCTGCAGTTGCTCATCGAGACTTTAAGAGTAAAAACGTACTTCTAAAATCAGATTTAACAGCTCTAATAGCTGACTTCGGTTTGGCATTAAAGTTTGATCCTTCAAGAGCTCCTGGAACCACTCATGGTCAG GTTGGAACCAGAAGATACATGTCTCCAGAAATTCTTGAAGGAGCTATAACATTCACACGAGATGCGTTCATTCGGattgatatgtatgcatgtggcttGATTTTATGGGAACTTATGTCTCGCTGTTCTGGTATTGATG gacCTGTTGATGAATATCAATTGCCATTTGTGGAAGAAATCGGTTTACACCCTACGTTGGAAGAGATGCAACAAATTGTTGTCATAAAGAAAATACGTCCAGCAATTAAAGAAAGTTGGCGAAAAACAGCT AACATGGACTTATTGTGTACGACGATAGAAGAGTGCTGGGATCAAGAAGCTGATGCTCGTTTGTCGGCAAAGTGTGTCGAAGAACGATTTATTCATatgatttcaacaaatatatctaCCTCAGAAGCATCAACTCCAAGTATCGTTATTATGCCTACTGGCCAAGAAATTCCGTCAAAAGAAAGCAACATTTGTTGA